Proteins co-encoded in one Juglans regia cultivar Chandler chromosome 16, Walnut 2.0, whole genome shotgun sequence genomic window:
- the LOC109006566 gene encoding type III polyketide synthase B: MGSEDVAQGGSTKWANPGKATILALGKAFPHQLVMQDYLVDGYFKDTNCDDPVLKQKLTRLCKTTTVQTRYVVMSEEILKKYPELAVEGLPTLRQRLDICNDAVTRMAVEASQACLKNWGRPISDITHLVYVSSSEARLPGGDLYLAKGLGLSPNTQRVMLYFVGCSGGVAGLRVAKDIAENNPGSRVLLATSETTIIGFKPPSAERPYDLVGVALFGDGAGAMLIGSDPVLGYEKPLFELHTAIQQFLPDTEKTIDGRLTEEGISFKLARELPQIIEDNIEGFCTKLVKVVGFPDKEYNKMFWAVHPGGPAILNRMEKRLELLPEKLNASRRALMDYGNASSNTIVYVLEYMIEENLKIKKENQGDNEWGLILAFGPGISFEGILARNLTV; encoded by the exons ATGGGAAGTGAGGATGTTGCTCAAGGAGGTTCTACAAAGTGGGCAAACCCAGGCAAAGCTACGATTTTGGCTCTTGGCAAGGCATTTCCTCACCAACTTGTCATGCAAGATTATCTCGTTGATGGGTATTTCAAAGACACCAACTGTGACGATCCAGTCCTCAAACAGAAGCTTACTCGACTCT GCAAGACAACGACAGTCCAAACGAGGTATGTGGTAATGTCAGAAGAGATCCTAAAGAAGTATCCGGAGCTTGCCGTCGAAGGCTTACCCACTTTAAGGCAAAGGCTAGATATCTGTAATGATGCAGTCACAAGGATGGCTGTTGAAGCTTCACAAGCTTGCCTCAAGAATTGGGGCAGACCTATTTCAGATATAACTCACTTAGTCTATGTGTCGTCAAGCGAAGCTCGGCTACCCGGTGGGGACCTTTACCTAGCAAAAGGACTTGGACTTAGTCCTAACACTCAAAGGGTCATGCTCTATTTTGTGGGTTGCTCAGGAGGGGTTGCTGGCCTCCGAGTCGCAAAAGACATAGCCGAAAACAATCCTGGGAGCCGAGTTTTGCTTGCAACTTCTGAAACCACCATTATTGGGTTCAAGCCGCCGAGTGCTGAGAGACCATATGATCTGGTTGGTGTTGCACTTTTTGGGGATGGTGCTGGAGCCATGTTAATTGGCTCAGACCCAGTTTTAGGCTATGAAAAGCCTCTCTTTGAACTGCATACGGCAATCCAGCAATTCCTGCCAGACACTGAGAAGACAATTGATGGACGGCTAACAGAAGAGGGGATTAGCTTCAAGCTAGCAAGGGAGCTTCCCCAGATAATAGAAGATAACATTGAAGGATTCTGTACGAAGTTGGTCAAAGTTGTTGGGTTTCCCGACAAGGAATACAATAAGATGTTTTGGGCAGTCCATCCGGGTGGGCCTGCAATCTTGAATCGCATGGAAAAGCGGCTTGAATTGTTACCAGAGAAACTAAATGCAAGCAGACGAGCTCTAATGGATTATGGCAATGCTAGCAGTAACACGATTGTGTATGTGCTGGAGTACATGATAGAAGAGAACCTCAAGATTAAGAAGGAAAATCAAGGAGATAATGAATGGGGCCTGATACTGGCTTTCGGACCTGGGATTTCCTTTGAGGGAATTCTAGCAAGGAACCTCACTGTCTGA